In the genome of Mucisphaera calidilacus, one region contains:
- the rnc gene encoding ribonuclease III, translating into MPQVIDCQNSNMDHELINDCQQRLGHQFDDRDLLKRAFTHASSIGDRLESNERLEFLGDAVLGQVVCEYLFHELPSEQEGELTKIKSAVVSRRACAKVSRKLGLPDCLKLGKGMEAGTDLPTSVAAAVFESVIAAIYLDAGYPAAKQFILHALDDILEEATNSLHQHNFKSVLQHYTQRHLPGNPAYILLDEKGPDHAKAFEVCVEIGGHKYTSAWANSKKEAEQKAALQALQDLGIATQHNNGSIEVHEDRFDDSPPIPIL; encoded by the coding sequence ATGCCTCAGGTCATCGACTGCCAGAACAGCAATATGGATCACGAACTCATCAACGACTGCCAGCAACGCCTCGGTCACCAGTTCGACGACCGAGACCTCCTCAAACGCGCCTTCACCCACGCCTCAAGCATCGGCGACCGACTCGAAAGCAACGAGCGACTCGAGTTCCTCGGCGACGCCGTACTCGGACAGGTCGTCTGCGAATACCTCTTCCACGAACTGCCCTCCGAACAGGAAGGCGAACTCACCAAGATCAAGTCCGCTGTCGTCAGCCGACGAGCCTGCGCCAAGGTCAGCCGAAAACTCGGCCTCCCCGACTGCCTCAAACTCGGCAAGGGCATGGAGGCCGGCACCGACCTGCCCACCAGCGTCGCCGCCGCCGTCTTCGAGTCCGTCATCGCCGCCATCTACCTCGACGCCGGATACCCCGCCGCCAAACAATTTATCCTCCACGCCCTCGACGACATCCTCGAAGAAGCCACCAACTCTCTCCACCAGCACAACTTCAAAAGCGTCCTACAGCACTACACCCAGCGGCACCTCCCGGGCAACCCCGCCTACATCCTCCTCGACGAAAAAGGACCCGACCACGCCAAGGCCTTCGAGGTCTGCGTCGAAATAGGCGGACACAAATACACCTCCGCATGGGCCAACAGCAAAAAAGAAGCCGAACAGAAAGCCGCCCTGCAGGCACTCCAGGACCTCGGCATCGCAACCCAACACAACAACGGCAGCATCGAAGTCCACGAAGACCGCTTCGACGACTCACCCCCCATCCCCATCCTCTGA